One window of Candidatus Leptovillus gracilis genomic DNA carries:
- a CDS encoding YlxR family protein — protein sequence MNKKQGLRPRHVPQRTCVVCHQKTEKRRLTRIVRTPDEGVVVDLTGKKNGRGAYVCDQPACWDKLLRDRGILNQALKAQVNDEEQAALAAWAAQTVHNLLAVTDGPE from the coding sequence ATGAACAAGAAACAGGGCCTACGACCCAGGCATGTTCCACAGCGAACCTGTGTGGTTTGTCATCAGAAAACGGAAAAACGACGGCTCACACGCATTGTGCGCACGCCGGATGAGGGTGTTGTGGTGGATTTAACCGGCAAAAAAAACGGCCGTGGCGCATATGTGTGTGACCAACCGGCTTGTTGGGATAAGCTGCTGCGGGATCGTGGCATTCTAAACCAGGCTTTAAAAGCGCAGGTTAACGACGAAGAACAAGCTGCCCTGGCCGCCTGGGCTGCCCAGACAGTCCATAATCTGCTCGCCGTTACTGACGGCCCAGAATAA
- the nusA gene encoding transcription termination/antitermination protein NusA — protein MKSEFVLAFNEICEARGLPKEDVFDALKTALVSAFRRDLNLSNTQDVRVEIDPRTGESTIYSEKEVVDSIMDNRTEVLLEVARREHPDTELGDVVLVDSTTAQFGRIAAQTAKQVLLQRVREAEREHLFEDFSGREGELVNGTVQSISGQHITIGLGRTEATLPKGQQVHGERYRAHDKIRVYVLEVRRTNRGPQIFVSRNHRNLLRRLLELEVPEIYNGQVEIKSIAREAGQRSKVAVLALQPGVDPVGACVGMRGVRIQSIVRELNDEKIDVIEWDANQQTFIAKALSPARVSHVFLEEHPEDGKTAVVIVPDDQLSLAIGREGQNARLAAKLTGWRIDIKSLTEAAAESLGKLDHPQANPEVVKNSTLLEQVRLILDKKAANRPITSEDYHTLDRLVSGVLGSIITSRAENFEKTRKRRSEARQKVPAAAWQEPLDLLDLPGRIHNLLLDNNIETVGDAIFHLEMGDEVILGFRGLGESALHTLKERVAVYRSALFVRPEAADGVVEAEQEAVAEIAPEAEVETAVVPELPEPEIAAPVAAIEPEIAAVVAEPTPEPEPVAEAEPEPEPEPVVTDVVDDLSRSLIEIVPEKPEPQKKPKPGIVVVRTEESVDEDEDAKRKARKGKQLVFNEDIGEVVTKRKRKGSRSRPEWEDIDLDDL, from the coding sequence ATGAAAAGTGAATTTGTTTTAGCCTTCAATGAGATTTGTGAAGCGCGCGGTTTGCCTAAAGAGGACGTGTTTGACGCTCTTAAGACAGCATTGGTTTCTGCCTTTCGGCGTGACCTTAACCTGAGCAACACGCAAGATGTGCGCGTGGAGATTGATCCGCGTACTGGTGAATCAACCATTTATTCTGAAAAAGAAGTGGTGGATTCCATTATGGACAATCGCACCGAAGTCTTGTTGGAAGTGGCCCGCCGCGAGCATCCTGATACGGAGTTAGGCGATGTTGTCTTGGTAGATAGCACCACCGCCCAATTCGGTCGTATTGCCGCGCAAACAGCCAAACAAGTGCTGCTCCAGCGCGTGCGTGAAGCTGAACGAGAGCATCTCTTTGAGGACTTTTCCGGCCGGGAAGGTGAATTGGTTAATGGCACTGTCCAGAGCATCAGCGGCCAACACATCACCATTGGTTTGGGGCGCACCGAAGCGACTCTTCCGAAAGGGCAGCAAGTTCACGGCGAACGATACCGCGCTCACGATAAAATCCGTGTCTATGTTTTGGAGGTAAGACGGACCAATCGCGGCCCGCAAATTTTTGTCAGCCGCAACCATCGCAACCTGCTGCGCCGTCTGTTGGAATTGGAAGTACCAGAAATTTACAACGGCCAGGTGGAGATCAAAAGCATCGCCCGCGAGGCTGGTCAGCGCTCCAAGGTGGCTGTTTTGGCTTTGCAGCCCGGCGTGGACCCGGTTGGCGCTTGCGTGGGGATGCGTGGTGTGCGTATTCAGAGCATTGTGCGCGAACTGAATGATGAAAAGATTGATGTGATTGAGTGGGATGCCAATCAGCAAACCTTTATTGCCAAGGCGCTCAGCCCGGCGCGTGTGTCGCATGTCTTTTTGGAAGAACACCCAGAAGATGGCAAAACGGCCGTCGTCATTGTCCCCGACGATCAACTCTCATTAGCCATTGGGCGGGAAGGGCAAAATGCCCGCCTGGCCGCTAAACTGACCGGCTGGCGTATTGACATCAAGAGCCTGACCGAAGCCGCGGCTGAATCGCTAGGCAAACTGGATCACCCACAGGCGAACCCAGAAGTTGTGAAAAACAGCACTTTGCTGGAACAAGTGCGCCTGATTTTAGACAAGAAAGCGGCCAATCGCCCCATTACGTCGGAAGATTATCATACCCTGGACCGGCTGGTAAGCGGCGTTTTAGGCTCTATTATTACCTCGCGAGCCGAGAATTTTGAGAAAACGCGCAAACGTCGGTCTGAAGCGCGCCAGAAGGTGCCGGCAGCCGCCTGGCAGGAACCGCTGGACCTGCTGGACTTGCCGGGACGCATTCACAATTTGTTGTTAGACAACAACATCGAAACAGTTGGCGATGCCATTTTCCACCTGGAAATGGGCGACGAGGTGATCCTCGGCTTCCGGGGCTTAGGCGAGAGTGCGCTGCATACATTAAAAGAGCGTGTGGCCGTGTACCGTTCGGCGCTGTTCGTCAGGCCGGAAGCGGCAGATGGTGTGGTTGAAGCTGAACAAGAAGCGGTGGCTGAGATTGCGCCAGAAGCGGAAGTGGAAACGGCCGTCGTGCCTGAACTGCCTGAACCTGAGATAGCAGCGCCGGTCGCCGCCATTGAGCCGGAGATAGCCGCCGTTGTGGCTGAACCAACCCCAGAACCAGAACCGGTGGCCGAAGCGGAACCCGAACCAGAACCAGAACCGGTTGTCACCGATGTGGTGGACGACTTAAGCCGCTCGCTCATTGAAATCGTACCGGAAAAACCGGAACCACAAAAGAAACCTAAACCCGGCATCGTCGTCGTTCGGACTGAAGAAAGTGTGGACGAAGATGAAGACGCCAAACGCAAAGCGCGCAAGGGCAAGCAGCTTGTCTTTAATGAAGACATTGGCGAGGTGGTTACCAAGCGGAAACGCAAGGGCAGCCGCAGTCGCCCTGAATGGGAAGACATCGATCTCGACGATTTATAA
- a CDS encoding phosphoadenylyl-sulfate reductase, producing MPTLSGNTIPPQPCSPATLKALNQHYATLSPTNLLQWAYTTYGSSLVVATSFGLSGMVILHTVAQMQPRPPVFYLQTDLFFPETLTLRDELATRFALEFIEVHSGLSLAAQEQQYGPELWRRDPDLCCHLRKVRALRHFLEDKRAWVTGLRRDQSPTRAQTDLLAWDNTHHLLKLNPLALWTREQVWDYIHKHDMPYNLLHDQSYPSIGCWPCTKPTEMAVNERMGRWSDFGKTECGIHVDYIL from the coding sequence ATGCCAACCTTATCTGGGAACACGATCCCACCACAACCATGTTCACCCGCCACTCTGAAAGCCCTCAATCAACATTACGCCACATTATCACCCACGAATTTGCTCCAATGGGCATATACCACGTATGGCTCATCCCTCGTCGTCGCCACCAGTTTTGGGCTGTCTGGTATGGTTATTCTGCACACCGTGGCCCAAATGCAGCCGCGCCCACCCGTTTTCTACCTGCAAACCGATCTGTTCTTCCCTGAAACCCTTACCTTGCGTGATGAACTGGCCACCCGGTTTGCCCTGGAATTCATCGAAGTCCATTCTGGGCTATCGCTGGCGGCGCAAGAACAACAATATGGCCCAGAATTGTGGCGCCGAGACCCAGACCTTTGCTGCCATCTGCGCAAAGTGCGGGCGCTGCGCCACTTTCTTGAAGATAAACGCGCCTGGGTCACAGGCTTGCGGCGCGATCAGTCCCCAACCCGCGCTCAGACCGATCTTCTTGCCTGGGATAATACCCACCACCTGCTAAAACTGAATCCATTGGCCTTGTGGACGAGAGAACAGGTGTGGGACTACATTCACAAACATGACATGCCCTACAATTTGCTGCATGACCAGAGTTATCCGAGTATTGGCTGCTGGCCTTGTACAAAGCCTACAGAGATGGCAGTCAATGAACGCATGGGCAGGTGGTCTGATTTTGGCAAAACAGAGTGTGGTATTCATGTAGATTATATTCTGTGA
- a CDS encoding YegP family protein has product MVTNPKFQLFQGNNQEYYFRLNARNGEQILASEGYQTLANCMNGIESVKKNAADGRRFERKVAKDGRFYFNLTATNGQVIGKSQMYKSEDGRDNGIQAVQNVAADAPIEDLTAQTE; this is encoded by the coding sequence ATGGTTACCAACCCGAAGTTTCAACTGTTTCAAGGCAATAACCAGGAGTATTATTTTCGTCTGAATGCGCGTAATGGGGAACAGATTCTTGCCAGCGAGGGGTATCAAACATTGGCGAACTGCATGAATGGCATTGAATCGGTGAAGAAAAATGCGGCCGACGGCCGTCGCTTTGAACGGAAGGTTGCCAAAGACGGCCGTTTCTATTTCAACCTCACCGCCACCAACGGGCAGGTTATTGGCAAAAGCCAGATGTACAAAAGCGAAGACGGCCGTGACAATGGCATCCAGGCAGTGCAAAATGTAGCCGCCGATGCACCCATTGAAGATTTAACAGCTCAAACCGAATAA
- a CDS encoding Flp family type IVb pilin, producing the protein MLFLNREDGQGLVEYALVLVLVAVVIIAILTLLGPQIGNVFSKITAGLN; encoded by the coding sequence ATGTTATTCTTAAATCGTGAAGATGGTCAAGGTTTGGTAGAGTATGCGTTGGTTCTCGTTCTGGTGGCTGTTGTTATCATCGCCATCCTGACTCTGCTGGGTCCCCAGATCGGTAACGTTTTCAGTAAGATTACCGCCGGCCTCAACTAA
- a CDS encoding response regulator, which produces MSETIRVLIVDDLSETRENVRKLLQFESDIEVIGQAGTGEQAVDMAQEHRPDIILMDINMPGIDGIGASQKISELVPTTQIIIMSVQSDSDYLRRAMLAGARDFLTKPFGGDELVAAVRRVHAKRPLMRSGPVQGQTAVRPGAPQPVIAPVQGSMLAIFSPKGGSGCTTLAINMAISLAASEHRTILVDGSLQFGDVAVMLNMKPVTSIVDLSAREGEIDADLISSVVQVHRSGLHVLMSPPRPEMADVVTEASLKILWASLRQIYDYIIVDTTSSLDDRALSILDEADRIVLVTQQNLPSLKNVSRFFDLAQSLEYQQKKVWLVVNRVTAKGISIKDISETLKRPVLMTVPEDDLAVSSAIDQGVPIVLGPNKKKPVGLAMIKLAETITNQLNKEKTENVNGDAEKADTSGLFGRLFGKR; this is translated from the coding sequence ATGTCAGAAACCATTCGCGTATTAATTGTTGATGACCTCTCAGAAACCAGAGAGAATGTCCGTAAGCTGTTACAGTTTGAATCGGACATAGAGGTAATTGGTCAGGCAGGAACCGGTGAACAAGCGGTTGACATGGCCCAAGAGCATCGGCCGGACATCATATTGATGGACATCAATATGCCGGGCATTGATGGTATTGGCGCCAGTCAAAAAATATCAGAATTAGTGCCGACAACACAAATTATCATTATGTCGGTGCAAAGCGATTCTGATTATTTACGCCGGGCTATGTTGGCCGGCGCACGTGATTTTTTGACGAAGCCGTTCGGCGGTGATGAATTAGTCGCTGCTGTTCGTCGGGTACACGCCAAGAGACCTCTCATGCGATCTGGGCCGGTCCAGGGGCAAACGGCCGTGCGCCCCGGCGCCCCCCAACCTGTTATTGCCCCCGTACAAGGTTCCATGTTAGCCATTTTCAGTCCCAAAGGGGGGAGCGGCTGCACAACCCTGGCCATCAACATGGCAATTTCACTGGCGGCCAGTGAACATCGCACCATCCTGGTAGACGGCAGCTTGCAGTTCGGCGATGTGGCCGTCATGCTCAACATGAAACCAGTAACCAGCATCGTGGACCTCAGCGCGCGCGAGGGCGAAATAGACGCCGATCTCATCAGCAGCGTCGTCCAGGTCCACCGCAGCGGGCTGCACGTCCTCATGTCGCCCCCCCGCCCCGAAATGGCCGATGTCGTTACAGAAGCCAGCCTCAAAATATTATGGGCCAGTCTGCGGCAGATATACGACTACATCATCGTGGATACCACTTCCAGTTTAGATGATAGAGCCTTATCCATTTTGGACGAAGCAGACCGTATTGTATTGGTAACCCAACAAAACTTGCCCAGCCTAAAGAATGTCAGCCGCTTCTTCGACCTGGCCCAAAGCCTGGAATACCAACAGAAAAAGGTGTGGTTGGTTGTAAACCGGGTGACCGCCAAAGGCATTTCGATTAAAGACATAAGCGAAACCCTAAAACGGCCGGTTCTCATGACCGTCCCAGAAGATGACCTGGCGGTCAGTTCGGCGATTGACCAGGGCGTGCCCATTGTGCTGGGTCCCAATAAAAAGAAACCAGTTGGTCTGGCGATGATAAAATTAGCCGAAACAATAACCAACCAGTTAAACAAAGAGAAAACCGAGAACGTCAACGGTGATGCTGAAAAAGCAGATACGAGCGGATTATTCGGACGCTTATTTGGTAAACGTTAA
- a CDS encoding CpaF family protein, with translation MDITKTAEVRGTIREMFETMLEEESIVLTRNEKRRLFESIVAEILGYGPLEQFLQTDGITEIMVNGPEHVYIESGGKLQRTNVTFEDNDHLLRIIDRIVAPLGRRIDEGSPMVDARLPDGSRVNAVVPPISLNGASLTIRVFSKIPFTVENLIEFGSITPEAVEFLKACVISRLNVFVSGGTGSGKTTLLNILSSFIPDGERIVTIENAAELQLRQEHVVTLESRAANVEGRGAVTIQDLVINSLRMRPDRIIVGEVRGGEALDMLQAMNTGHDGSMTTGHANSTRDMLSRLETMVLMAGMDLPHRAIREQIASAINLVVHQDRLRDGTRKVMSISEIQGMEGDVITTSEIFRFEQSSIEDGKVIGRLRPTGLRPKFMWKLQESGIMLPPSIFGIGARSRR, from the coding sequence ATGGACATTACCAAGACTGCCGAAGTGCGCGGCACCATCCGGGAAATGTTTGAGACCATGCTTGAAGAAGAAAGCATCGTCCTCACCCGCAACGAGAAGCGTCGCTTATTTGAATCCATTGTGGCCGAGATTTTGGGATACGGACCATTGGAACAATTCTTGCAAACGGACGGGATCACCGAAATCATGGTGAATGGCCCAGAGCATGTCTATATCGAGTCGGGTGGTAAATTACAGCGAACCAATGTTACCTTTGAAGACAACGACCATCTGCTGCGAATTATTGACCGCATCGTAGCCCCCTTGGGCCGGCGTATTGATGAAGGTTCGCCAATGGTGGACGCCCGCCTGCCCGACGGTTCCCGCGTGAATGCCGTTGTGCCGCCTATTTCGCTAAACGGAGCCTCGCTCACAATTCGCGTGTTCTCCAAAATTCCTTTTACCGTAGAAAACCTCATCGAGTTTGGCAGCATTACCCCCGAAGCTGTTGAATTCTTGAAAGCCTGTGTAATCTCTAGACTAAACGTGTTTGTTTCCGGTGGTACAGGCTCAGGAAAGACCACGCTGCTCAACATCCTATCTAGTTTCATCCCCGATGGAGAGCGCATTGTGACGATAGAAAACGCGGCTGAATTACAGCTGCGTCAGGAACACGTCGTCACCCTGGAATCACGCGCGGCCAACGTGGAAGGACGTGGAGCGGTGACAATTCAAGACTTGGTGATCAACTCGCTGCGTATGCGCCCGGACCGCATTATCGTAGGAGAGGTTCGTGGCGGCGAAGCATTGGACATGTTGCAAGCCATGAACACCGGCCACGATGGCAGCATGACAACGGGCCATGCCAACAGCACCCGCGATATGTTGTCGCGCCTGGAAACCATGGTGTTGATGGCTGGTATGGATTTACCGCATCGGGCCATCCGGGAGCAAATCGCCTCAGCGATTAATTTGGTCGTTCACCAGGATCGCTTGAGAGACGGAACACGGAAGGTCATGTCTATCAGTGAAATCCAGGGCATGGAAGGCGATGTTATTACTACCTCGGAAATCTTCCGGTTTGAGCAAAGCAGTATTGAAGACGGCAAAGTGATTGGCCGCTTACGCCCGACTGGGCTGCGGCCAAAGTTCATGTGGAAGCTGCAGGAATCGGGTATCATGCTGCCGCCATCTATTTTTGGGATTGGCGCGCGCAGCAGGCGGTAA
- a CDS encoding type II secretion system F family protein gives MPPLLLIVLAAASLLIVFGAGIALVAGGSRGNVDKRLEQFVGVTDVVNVAEEIESDRGDDLADRLDSALSGRGFFAPTKERIAKADIKLRVTEYIGLVFLSAVGVGIATYLIMNRSFPLALIGALVGLQLPKYYISFSASKRMRAFDGQLSDTLNLWVNALRSGYSVLQGMEAIATELPPPISREFERVVQEVRLGLGLEEALANMYRRVPSEDLDLIITAVNIQREVGGNLAEILDTISFTIRERVRIKGEIRTLTAQGRISGWVVGLLPLGLSGVLYAINGEYMAQLWEKDKPWVLQPYLPCGWVVIGAGLFMMFLGMLAIRKIVNIEV, from the coding sequence ATGCCTCCCTTACTATTGATCGTCTTAGCGGCTGCGTCTCTGTTGATTGTGTTCGGCGCGGGCATTGCCCTGGTGGCCGGCGGCAGCCGCGGCAATGTAGATAAACGGTTAGAACAGTTCGTTGGCGTCACAGACGTGGTAAATGTTGCCGAAGAGATCGAGTCAGATAGGGGGGATGATCTGGCGGATCGTTTGGATTCAGCGCTGTCTGGGCGTGGTTTTTTTGCGCCGACAAAGGAACGCATTGCTAAAGCAGACATCAAGCTGAGGGTGACCGAATATATTGGGCTTGTTTTTCTCAGTGCGGTGGGTGTAGGCATTGCGACCTATTTGATTATGAATCGTTCGTTTCCGCTTGCGCTGATAGGCGCATTGGTGGGTTTGCAATTGCCGAAGTATTATATTTCTTTTTCCGCCAGCAAGCGGATGCGCGCTTTTGACGGTCAGCTTAGCGATACATTGAATTTATGGGTAAACGCGCTGCGTTCCGGTTACAGTGTGTTGCAAGGCATGGAAGCGATTGCCACGGAGCTGCCGCCGCCTATCTCTCGTGAATTTGAGCGGGTGGTTCAGGAAGTTCGTCTAGGTTTGGGGTTGGAAGAAGCGTTGGCGAACATGTATCGGCGTGTGCCCAGCGAGGATTTGGATTTGATTATTACGGCCGTTAACATTCAACGAGAAGTTGGTGGCAACCTGGCCGAAATCTTAGACACCATTAGCTTCACCATCCGCGAGCGCGTGCGCATTAAAGGTGAAATCCGCACCCTCACCGCCCAAGGGCGTATCTCTGGCTGGGTCGTCGGGCTGCTGCCCCTCGGTCTATCCGGCGTTTTATACGCCATCAATGGCGAATACATGGCCCAACTCTGGGAAAAAGACAAGCCCTGGGTGCTGCAACCCTACCTCCCCTGCGGATGGGTAGTTATTGGCGCTGGCCTTTTTATGATGTTTCTGGGTATGCTTGCCATCCGTAAAATTGTGAATATTGAGGTTTGA
- a CDS encoding type II secretion system F family protein yields the protein MSLILLFFIAVVAIAIIGGSVLLLRRAEEDPLAARIDEFASREEVVSIEDIELSMPITDRIFVPIVRKISDFVVRFTPQTTLDRTARQLELAGNPRNMSAAEFWIIRGVTTVVLGLLIFGMMTRNGAEPSKRLLYGLGGAALGNYLPAMFLRSMVDRRKQAILKKLPDALDLMTICVDAGLTFNAAMQKVSEKWDDPLSDEFGRVIYEMQLGKSRRQAMKDMSDRTDVPDVTSFIAAILQAEQLGVGIGKVLRIQSEQMRVRRRQRAEERAQQAPVKMTFPLVFLIFPSIFIVLLGPAGIQVARSDALKGLTG from the coding sequence ATGTCTTTAATATTATTATTCTTCATTGCTGTTGTGGCTATAGCCATCATTGGCGGCAGCGTGCTGCTGCTTCGTCGCGCCGAAGAAGACCCCTTGGCGGCGCGCATTGATGAGTTTGCTTCCCGGGAAGAAGTGGTTTCCATCGAAGACATCGAACTCTCAATGCCGATTACAGACCGCATCTTTGTACCCATTGTCAGGAAAATCAGCGATTTTGTCGTGCGCTTCACGCCACAAACAACGTTAGATCGCACGGCCCGACAGTTAGAACTGGCCGGTAATCCGCGCAATATGTCTGCCGCCGAGTTTTGGATTATACGCGGCGTGACCACTGTGGTGTTGGGCCTTCTCATTTTCGGAATGATGACCCGCAACGGCGCCGAACCAAGCAAGCGGCTGCTCTATGGCCTGGGTGGCGCAGCTCTGGGCAATTATTTACCCGCCATGTTCCTCCGTTCTATGGTAGACCGGCGCAAACAAGCAATCCTTAAGAAACTGCCCGACGCTCTGGATTTGATGACCATTTGTGTGGATGCCGGTCTGACCTTCAACGCCGCCATGCAAAAGGTAAGCGAAAAATGGGACGATCCCCTTTCTGATGAATTTGGCCGAGTTATCTATGAGATGCAATTAGGTAAATCTCGAAGACAGGCAATGAAGGATATGTCTGACCGCACAGATGTGCCAGATGTAACCAGCTTTATCGCCGCCATTTTACAAGCCGAACAACTGGGGGTGGGCATAGGCAAGGTACTGCGCATTCAATCGGAACAAATGCGCGTGCGCCGCCGCCAACGCGCCGAAGAACGCGCCCAACAAGCGCCGGTTAAAATGACCTTCCCATTGGTATTTCTGATCTTCCCGTCCATCTTTATTGTTTTGTTGGGACCAGCAGGTATTCAGGTTGCCCGCAGTGACGCACTAAAAGGTTTGACCGGTTAA
- a CDS encoding ComF family protein codes for MCQREPLPLKQIRAAVVFQGIIPHVIHQMKYNGAFALADPLADMMVTGWSRWQCPVGLVMPVPLHPQRQKKRGYNQSELIVKRFCQHLGLPYDVHSLQRVRATPPQVGLDAAARKSNVQDAFAVQDGAAAGKDILLVDDVCTTGSTLAAAAEVLLTAGANNVSAYCVARAI; via the coding sequence GTGTGCCAACGAGAGCCTCTGCCTTTAAAGCAAATTCGCGCGGCCGTTGTTTTCCAGGGCATCATCCCCCACGTTATTCATCAAATGAAATACAATGGCGCATTTGCTCTGGCAGATCCTCTGGCTGACATGATGGTGACGGGTTGGTCAAGGTGGCAGTGCCCGGTCGGGCTGGTGATGCCTGTACCGCTGCACCCCCAGCGGCAGAAGAAACGCGGGTACAACCAATCCGAGCTTATCGTGAAACGATTCTGCCAACACCTGGGGCTGCCGTATGATGTCCACAGCTTGCAACGTGTGCGCGCCACACCACCGCAAGTGGGTCTGGACGCGGCGGCCAGGAAGTCCAATGTCCAGGACGCTTTTGCTGTGCAAGACGGTGCGGCAGCCGGCAAGGATATATTGTTGGTGGACGACGTTTGCACAACGGGGTCCACATTGGCCGCAGCGGCGGAAGTGTTGTTAACTGCTGGAGCCAACAACGTATCAGCTTATTGTGTGGCACGGGCCATATAG
- the raiA gene encoding ribosome-associated translation inhibitor RaiA, producing MVDVSIHSHNLEVTQRLENYVEKKTERLDRYMPNLTEIQVDLSTENTRSAVERQVAQITVRDDRGTILRAEERSSDIFAAIDSVVDKLYQQIKRYRGKRQRRWRGTGSEEQWVGEPLPVEEEEDSAEQTIVRYKRFALQPMATEEAIEQMELLGHDFFVFFNAEVEAINVLYRRRDGNYGMLQPELD from the coding sequence ATGGTAGACGTTTCAATACATAGTCACAACTTAGAGGTTACACAAAGGCTTGAGAATTATGTGGAGAAGAAAACGGAACGGTTAGACCGGTATATGCCCAATCTAACCGAAATCCAGGTGGATCTCAGTACCGAAAACACACGCAGCGCCGTAGAGCGGCAGGTGGCTCAGATTACGGTTCGTGATGATCGTGGCACGATCTTGCGGGCTGAAGAACGCAGCAGCGATATTTTTGCCGCTATTGATTCCGTAGTAGATAAGCTGTACCAGCAAATCAAACGGTATCGTGGTAAGCGGCAGCGGCGTTGGCGCGGTACCGGCAGTGAAGAGCAATGGGTAGGTGAACCTTTGCCGGTGGAGGAAGAAGAGGATTCTGCCGAACAGACGATTGTGCGCTATAAGCGATTTGCGCTGCAGCCGATGGCTACTGAAGAGGCGATTGAGCAAATGGAGTTGCTGGGGCATGATTTCTTTGTTTTCTTTAATGCGGAAGTGGAGGCTATTAACGTGCTTTACCGGCGCCGGGATGGCAACTATGGCATGTTGCAGCCGGAACTAGACTAA
- a CDS encoding HNH endonuclease: MHEPVLLLNVNFEPLHVCNTKRALALVLAGKAEIILNGRGYLRTSTAEFEIPSVIKLSAMIRRPRPRIALSKREILRRDNYTCQYCGRKSRHLTIDHVVPRHLGGPHSWDNLVAACPACNRQKGGKLTDEISMTLHRQPTEPTPTAVYRFGSHLETHQEWAAFIEGW; this comes from the coding sequence TTGCACGAGCCGGTGCTCTTGCTCAATGTGAACTTTGAACCCCTACACGTCTGCAACACAAAACGAGCGCTGGCGTTAGTCTTGGCTGGCAAAGCGGAAATTATCTTAAACGGCCGTGGTTATTTACGCACCAGCACGGCCGAGTTTGAAATCCCCTCTGTTATTAAACTGAGCGCCATGATCAGGCGTCCGCGGCCACGTATTGCCTTGTCTAAGCGGGAAATCTTGCGGCGCGATAATTATACCTGCCAATATTGCGGCCGAAAGTCGCGCCATCTGACCATTGATCATGTTGTGCCGCGCCATTTGGGGGGGCCGCACTCGTGGGATAATCTGGTTGCCGCCTGTCCAGCCTGTAATCGTCAGAAGGGAGGGAAACTGACGGATGAAATCAGCATGACGCTGCATCGTCAGCCAACGGAGCCGACGCCAACGGCCGTTTACCGTTTTGGTTCTCATCTGGAAACCCATCAGGAATGGGCCGCGTTCATTGAAGGCTGGTAG
- a CDS encoding Nif3-like dinuclear metal center hexameric protein, with product MLRNDLLSYLDAYLRLAEFKDYGPQGLQVEASGEVIRKIALSVDTAPPVIAAAADWGADMLLVHHGILWRTVERLAGPLGRRVRLLLQHDIHLYAAHLALDGHPEVGNNAVLARLLDVTIDGWWCAPMGLPIGVWGQAATAPTLPQFVQTIEEQLSTTARVLAHGPQTVSQVAIISGFGADEVHEAKALGCDTLLTGETSHANYWAAADYGLNVIYAGHYATETVGVQALGQHLAENFGLEAKFFDFPTAM from the coding sequence ATGTTAAGAAACGATTTGCTCTCTTACCTGGATGCTTATTTGCGTCTGGCTGAATTTAAAGACTACGGGCCTCAGGGTTTGCAGGTAGAAGCCAGCGGCGAAGTGATCCGCAAAATTGCGCTGTCGGTGGATACTGCGCCGCCAGTGATTGCCGCGGCGGCCGATTGGGGCGCGGATATGCTGCTGGTGCATCATGGCATTTTGTGGCGCACGGTGGAACGGCTGGCCGGGCCGTTGGGGCGGCGGGTGCGGCTGCTGCTGCAACACGACATTCATCTATATGCCGCCCATTTGGCACTGGATGGTCATCCAGAGGTGGGAAACAACGCGGTCCTGGCGCGCCTGTTGGATGTGACGATAGATGGCTGGTGGTGCGCGCCCATGGGACTGCCGATTGGCGTGTGGGGACAGGCAGCAACCGCACCCACCCTGCCCCAATTTGTGCAAACCATCGAAGAGCAGTTGTCCACCACCGCCCGCGTGCTGGCCCATGGGCCACAAACTGTCTCCCAGGTCGCCATCATCTCCGGCTTCGGCGCGGATGAAGTCCACGAAGCCAAAGCGCTGGGCTGCGACACGCTGCTGACCGGCGAAACCTCCCACGCCAACTATTGGGCCGCCGCCGATTATGGCCTGAACGTCATTTACGCCGGCCATTACGCCACGGAAACGGTGGGTGTGCAGGCGCTGGGTCAGCATCTAGCGGAAAATTTCGGGCTGGAAGCGAAGTTTTTTGATTTTCCGACGGCCATGTAA